The DNA window GGGGGACGATACGCAGCGCCTCGGCATCCTGTGCGCACTGCGCGATTCGATGTCCGTGACACTGGCCTCGGCCTCGCTGCCGAACCGACGCTGCGACGCGGATGAGCTGATCAACTGGTGCGCGCAGTTCACCAACCCCGACCGCATGACGCGCACCGGTTTCGGCGACCTGCACTACGACGCCGGCAGGGAAGTACGCGACCAGATCGTCGACTTCGACACGATCCAGGACGCCACGCCCGAAGGGCTGTGCTTCTCCAAACTGAGCGGCGCAGCGGCGCTGGAAGCGCGTTTCATGTCGATCAAGTCCTTTCCCAAGAAATTCGAGCTGTGGCGCATGGGCACCCTGATCGGGGACCTGATGCAGCCGCCGCTGCAGTACAGCGCCCCCTTCTTGCTGACCATGGGCGTGCACATCCTCGATCACGCGGATACGCGCAGCGCCATCACGACCAACCACTTCCGTGCCAACCAGAATTCGGACAGCAAGCTGGCCCAGGTCATGCCCGATGTCGAGCAAAAGCGCCAGGACTGGAAGGCCGCTGCGGACGCCGCCGACAATGGCGGCCGCCTGGTGACGATGTACCACCAGATTGGCATCTTTTCCACCAGCGGGCAGGCTACGCAGGCCTGCGAGGCGGCCCGCGCGATTTGGCGTTCCTGCGGCTTCGAGCTGAACGCGGACGTGTTCAAGCAGCGCCAGGCATTGCTGGCCAGTCTGCCGATGACGCTGTCCCCCACCTTCCACGACGACTTGCGCAAGATGCGCCGGGTGACGCGCAAGACCGATGCCAATGCCATCCATCTTGCGCCGCTCGTGGCGGAGTGGCGCGGTACGCGCACGCCCACGCTGGTGCTGGCTGGCCGGCGCGGACAGATCACCACGCTCGACCTGTTCGACAACGACCTGGGCAACTACAACGGGGCGGTGGTCGGCGCGCCCGGGTCGGGCAAGTCGGTGCTCCTCAATGAAATGGCATGGTCCTACCGCTCGGTGGGCGCCAAGGTCTGGATGATGGACCTGGGCCGCTCCTTCGAAAAGCTGTGCCGCAAGGCCAATGGCAGCTACATTGAATTCACGCCCAGCAGCGACATCAACCTCAATCCCTTCACGGCGATCAATGACATCTGCGATGACATGGACATGCTGGTGCCGGCCATCGCCAAGATGTGCTCGATGAAGGGCACGCTGGAGGAAGTGCAATACAAGGCCATTTCGGCGGTGCTCTTGCAGCAGTGGGACAAGTATGGCCGCGACATGACGATGACGGCCATGCGCGACGCCTTCAAGAGCGGGGCAATTCCCGACCTGGACATCCGCGATGACCAGCGCATCCGTGATCTGGCCGTCATGCTCAATCCCTATGCGAAGGGTGGCCAGTACGCCCGCTACTTCGAGGGCAGGAACAACATCGATTTCAGCAACGATTTCATCGTGATCGAGAACGAGGAGCTCAAGCGCCGGCCAGACCTGCACGCAGTGGTCAACATCCTCTTGATGTACCAGATCACCGCCGAGATGTACCTGACGCGCAACCGCAAGAAGCTGCTCATCATGGACGAATTGAAGCAGCAGTTGGGTGAAATCGGCAGCGACGATCCCTTCAAGGCCGCCGTGGTGGAGGAAGCGGCGCGGCGGGCGCGCAAGTATGGCGGCTCGCTCGTGACTGCCACGCAAGGGGCCGATGACTACTACGGTTCGGCGCAGATGGAAGCGGCCTTCAACTGCTCGGACTGGGTCTTCCTGTTGCGTCAGAAGCCCGAGTCGATCGAGTTGCTGGACCGTAAAGGCAGGCTGCTGATGGATGCTGCGAAAAAGCGCCTGCTTAACTCCCTGCGTACGGAGGCCGGCTGTTATGCCGAGATGTATGTATCGTCGCCGGTGGGTGAGGGCGTCGCGCGCCTGGTGCTCGATCCGGCCACCCATCTGCTGTTTTCCAACAAGCTGGAAGACAACAAGCCCATCGATGCGCTGCGCGCCCAGGGCTTGAGCATCGACGAAGCGATCACGCGCGTGCTGGAACAACGGGGCCTCGTATGAAATCCGCATTGATGCCGCTCGTGGCCGCGGTGGCGATGAACGCCGCCACGCTGGGCGCCTACCACTACTGGCTCGTCCGGCCCATTCCTGCGATCGGGGTGGTCGATGCCGCACGGGTGTACCGCGAGGAACAGGAGCGCTACCTGCAGGCGATTTCCGCCAGTCCGAATGACGCCGCGCGGGATAGGGCGATTGCCGCGGCCAGGGGCTTTGCCAACACCTTCCCCGCGCATCTGGCGAGTCTGGAACAGGACTGCGGCTGCCTGGTGGTCGACCGCTCGGCCATCGCGTCGGCGCCTGGTGCCATCCTCGACCTCACGCCACATTTATGGCAGCGGGTGCGGCCGTCAACTACCTCGCCCCGAAGGGCGGAGCTTGAAAGGTGAAAAGCTCGATAGCTCGGGTTGACCCGAGAAAGGGCCATGGGTGCAAGCCTATGGCACTACGTTGCAAGCAGGTACAAGACCGACGCCGGGATGCTTTATCCAGTCCCGGATAGAAAGGCGAAATGTCTTTCATTCGAAGTTGCGGTAGCAGACAAGCTACAGGGTACGCACGAAACGGACCGCAATCAGGCAGGACGCGAACCTGCTGAAGCCGGCCTGCAACATTCTCAAGGATAGCGAGGCAGCGGCATGGCTGCTTCCGACACAAGGCGCGTAAGCGTACTGAAAAGTGAATGGGGAAACCGACATGACGGTACTGGTTCTCGACAAGAAAAAGCGGCCCTTAATGCCGTGCACACCGAAGCGGGCACGCAAGCTGCTCGCTGCCGGTCGCGCACGCATCCATCGACTGTTCCCCTTCTGTATCCGCCTCGTTGACCGGTGCCTCGAACAGTCCACCGTGCAACCATTGCGGCTGTCGATCGACCCCGGTAGCAAGGCGACGGGAATGGCAATTGCGCGCATCGAAGCCGCTAACGCCTACGGTGTCGTCGAACCCGTAATACACATCTTATTCCTGCTGGAGCTGGCACATCGTGGCCAAGCCATCAGGGATTCATTACATGCCCGCTCGGCAATGCGACACCGGCGACGCAGTAACCTGCGCTACCGCGCTCCGCGGTTTTCCAATCGCACCAGGCCAAGAGGTTGGCTTCCACCGTCCCTACGACATCGCCTCGACACAACGGTGTCGTGGGTCACGCGACTGCGGCGCCTGGCTCCCGTCACGCACTTGGCGCAGGAGCTGGTGTATTTCGATACGCAACTGATGCAAGATCCGGAAATCTCGGGTGTCGCATATCAGCAAGGGACATTAGCAGGTTCCGAAGTGCGCGAATATCTGCTGGAGAAATTCCATCGTACATGTACTTATTGCGACGCGACAGACGTGCCGCTGCAGGTGGAGCACATCCACGCCAAAGCCCGCGGCGGCTCAGACCGGGTTTCCAATCTGACCCTCGCGTGCATACCGTGCAATAGAAAAAAATCTGCACAAGATATACGCGTGTTTCTTGGAAAAGATCCAGTCAGACTAGCGCGCATTCTGAAGCAGGCAAAGGCGCCTTTGCACGATGCAGCGGCCGTCAATGCCACCCGATGGGTTCTATTCTGTGCGTTAAAAAAGGCTGGTCTTCCAGTCGAAACTGGCACGGGCGGCCAGACGAAGTGGAACCGCAGCCGCCATGGTGTCATCAAGACCCACGCGCTTGACGCGGCATGTGTAGGTGTCGTCGGGGAGGTGCAAGGTACAAAGGTGCCAACGCTACATGTCAAGTGCACGGGCCGAGGCTCACGCTGCAAGACGCGTTTAGATAAGTACGGTTTCCCACGTGCTTACCTCACGCGCAAGAAAACAGCCTTCGGCTTTCGCACCGGCGATATGGTGATGGCGACGGTGTTGACTGGCAAGCACAAAGGTCAATATAGAGGCCGCGTAGCCGTGCGGATGACAGGCAATTTCAACATTCAGCTCGGTATTGCTGGCATTCCCACTGTGCAAGGCGTCGCACATAGATATTGCCGAGTCCTGCAGCGTGCAGATGGCTACGGCTATGTGTGGCAACCGACAAACATCTTTCAAATCAAGGCAAAGGCGACTGCTGCTTCGCGGTCAGCTCCTTTCCTCACCGCCCTCAATGGCGGTGTATTCCGGAGCACAAGCTGATGACACGCCTGCTCCAATTCGTGCGTGCCATGCGAAGGGACTGGCTTTGCTACGCATTGCTCACGGCCATCTGGCTGCTCGCGAGCATCCGCGTGCTGGGCGATCCCACGCCGCGCCTGCCGCTGCTCTTCAACGTGACGCCCAGCCTGCCGTACCTGATCGCCGTGGTGCGCTACGCGGAGCCCGCGGTGTCCCGTGGCGACTACGTGATCTTTTCTTTCCGGGGCGAGGGCGTGCGCCACTTTCCCGGCCTGCGCAACCAGCCCTTCTTCAAGCGCGTGGCCGGCGTCGCCGGCGACCGGGTCCATGTGTTGGGGCGCAGCGTGTTCGTCAATGGCGTCTACGTCGGCCTGGCCAAGCCTTTCGCGGCGGTATCGCACGTGGCACTGGAACCGATTGGCCCGACGGTGATTCCGGCAGGCTTTTTCTACATGCAGGGAACCGGTGACGACAGCTTTGACTCCCGCTATCGTCTGTGCGGCCTGGTGCCGCTGCGTGACGTGCTGGCCGTGGTGCGGCCGCTGTTCTGAGGAGCTGATCATGACGCGCATTCGATACCGGTGGTGGCTGGCCGCCGTGCTGGCGGCGGGAGCAGGCGCGCAGGCGGAATCGCTCGGTGTCATCGGACCGGTCTATCGCATCGCGGAGGAAGACCTGCTGGCCATGATCGAGCGCCGCCTGCGGGAAAAGGAAGCGACCGGTGAACTGGCCCGGTTGCGCGCCCAGGCGGTAGAACGGGGGCGCCAGGCCGTCTTGCGGCCCGCGCCGCTGGCGCTGCCCGTGGTGCAGGCGCCGCGGACCTACCATGTCGATCCGACTTATGTGCTCGACAAGAATATCGTGGACGCCACCGGCAGGCTGCTCTTTGCGGCCGGCACGCGCGCCAATCCGCTCGATATCGTGTCGATGCCGCGCAAGTTGCTGTTCTTCGACGGCCGGGACGCACGCCAGGTAGCGCTGGCGGCCCAGCTGGTCGGCGCACAGGCCGGCGCCGTGAAACCGGTACTGACTGGCGGCTCCTACCTCGACCTGATGCGGCGCTGGCGCATGCCGGTCTACTTCGACCAGCGCGGCCTGCTGGTGCGCAAGCTGTCGATCGCGCGCGTGCCGGCGCTGGTGTCGCAGGAAGGCAAGCGCCTGCGCATCGACGAGATGGTACCGCCCGTAGCGGCGGCGAGCGGGGTGACGCCATGACCGCCTTCTTGCCTGTCCTCCAGGGCCTACGCAATTGCGCAGGGCGGTGCCGCCACGCAGTGGGCGTGCTGGTGGCCGCCGCATGGCTGGCCTTGCTCTGCCCGGCAGCCGATGCGGCCAGCACTTGCACCGGGCGGTTTCCGAACCCCGTCACCGATATTTGCTGGAGCTGCCTGATGCCGATCACGCTCGGTGGCGGCACCCTGGCCACGATCGGCGGCCAGGAAGACATTCTCAATCCGAGTGTCCCGGTGTGCTCCTGTGGCGTGAATCCCACGGTTGGTATCTCCATCGGGTTCTGGGAACCGGTGCGCCATGTGGAAGTGGTGCGCAGGGCGTTCTGCCTGGTGTCGCTGGGCGGTGTGGACCTCAATCCAGGGATTGCCGCGCCGCATGCCGGGCGCTCGGTCGACGCGGGCGGCGACCAGAACAGCTTCTACCAGGCGCATTTCTACGCCAACCCCGTGCTGTTCTGGCTCCAGGTAGTGGCCGACTTTCCCTGCCTGGAGCAGGGCTCGTTCGATCTGGCCTACCTCACCGAAGTCGATCCGCTCTGGAATGACGACGAGCTGACCTTGATTCTCAACCCGGAGGCGGTCTTGTTTGCCAACCCGGTGGCGCAGGCTGCCTGCGCCGCCGATTGCGTGGCAGCCACCGCCGGT is part of the Pseudoduganella lutea genome and encodes:
- the traC gene encoding type IV secretion system protein TraC, whose product is MFDFASDETRGGPRHLLEWLGLRTGIDTPPDQFASWLPYSGYIPDQQLFVNRNGCIGFILDVLPQCGADERMVDVLASLYLNCPIGTGIQYHLFGSPHVHPILRDYANLRMEDADQYEKSREGGRPARNTNLYRKLARQRVQHLLAGAQRSLTAAYHFTMRDFRLLVSVTIPGSGDDTQRLGILCALRDSMSVTLASASLPNRRCDADELINWCAQFTNPDRMTRTGFGDLHYDAGREVRDQIVDFDTIQDATPEGLCFSKLSGAAALEARFMSIKSFPKKFELWRMGTLIGDLMQPPLQYSAPFLLTMGVHILDHADTRSAITTNHFRANQNSDSKLAQVMPDVEQKRQDWKAAADAADNGGRLVTMYHQIGIFSTSGQATQACEAARAIWRSCGFELNADVFKQRQALLASLPMTLSPTFHDDLRKMRRVTRKTDANAIHLAPLVAEWRGTRTPTLVLAGRRGQITTLDLFDNDLGNYNGAVVGAPGSGKSVLLNEMAWSYRSVGAKVWMMDLGRSFEKLCRKANGSYIEFTPSSDINLNPFTAINDICDDMDMLVPAIAKMCSMKGTLEEVQYKAISAVLLQQWDKYGRDMTMTAMRDAFKSGAIPDLDIRDDQRIRDLAVMLNPYAKGGQYARYFEGRNNIDFSNDFIVIENEELKRRPDLHAVVNILLMYQITAEMYLTRNRKKLLIMDELKQQLGEIGSDDPFKAAVVEEAARRARKYGGSLVTATQGADDYYGSAQMEAAFNCSDWVFLLRQKPESIELLDRKGRLLMDAAKKRLLNSLRTEAGCYAEMYVSSPVGEGVARLVLDPATHLLFSNKLEDNKPIDALRAQGLSIDEAITRVLEQRGLV
- the iscB gene encoding RNA-guided endonuclease IscB — encoded protein: MTVLVLDKKKRPLMPCTPKRARKLLAAGRARIHRLFPFCIRLVDRCLEQSTVQPLRLSIDPGSKATGMAIARIEAANAYGVVEPVIHILFLLELAHRGQAIRDSLHARSAMRHRRRSNLRYRAPRFSNRTRPRGWLPPSLRHRLDTTVSWVTRLRRLAPVTHLAQELVYFDTQLMQDPEISGVAYQQGTLAGSEVREYLLEKFHRTCTYCDATDVPLQVEHIHAKARGGSDRVSNLTLACIPCNRKKSAQDIRVFLGKDPVRLARILKQAKAPLHDAAAVNATRWVLFCALKKAGLPVETGTGGQTKWNRSRHGVIKTHALDAACVGVVGEVQGTKVPTLHVKCTGRGSRCKTRLDKYGFPRAYLTRKKTAFGFRTGDMVMATVLTGKHKGQYRGRVAVRMTGNFNIQLGIAGIPTVQGVAHRYCRVLQRADGYGYVWQPTNIFQIKAKATAASRSAPFLTALNGGVFRSTS
- the traF gene encoding conjugative transfer signal peptidase TraF; amino-acid sequence: MTRLLQFVRAMRRDWLCYALLTAIWLLASIRVLGDPTPRLPLLFNVTPSLPYLIAVVRYAEPAVSRGDYVIFSFRGEGVRHFPGLRNQPFFKRVAGVAGDRVHVLGRSVFVNGVYVGLAKPFAAVSHVALEPIGPTVIPAGFFYMQGTGDDSFDSRYRLCGLVPLRDVLAVVRPLF
- the traW gene encoding type-F conjugative transfer system protein TraW → MTRIRYRWWLAAVLAAGAGAQAESLGVIGPVYRIAEEDLLAMIERRLREKEATGELARLRAQAVERGRQAVLRPAPLALPVVQAPRTYHVDPTYVLDKNIVDATGRLLFAAGTRANPLDIVSMPRKLLFFDGRDARQVALAAQLVGAQAGAVKPVLTGGSYLDLMRRWRMPVYFDQRGLLVRKLSIARVPALVSQEGKRLRIDEMVPPVAAASGVTP